From the Lathyrus oleraceus cultivar Zhongwan6 chromosome 4, CAAS_Psat_ZW6_1.0, whole genome shotgun sequence genome, one window contains:
- the LOC127137743 gene encoding protein MAIN-LIKE 2-like, whose protein sequence is MSLLTMGDEHRGTIENISTFDPKRFRCRVHEYVPHDPLIEPYIRGCGFGNLLNIVSYSVDYKFILALLERWRPETHTFHLPIGECTVTLEDVYMLLGLRIDGKAVNGKVNHVNDICNELLGAPLLDDEPEGDTSSQARGQGINLKYLRQYYNSIVLSEDSTEYEKIIKAQCYIMILFGNFLFPESTGNSVNIMYLPLLRNINKVNTYSWGSAVLAHLYSALCKNAKKNTCTFFSCAYLLQAWGWSRMPSLAPENERPFAFPFATK, encoded by the exons ATGTCTTTGTTaactatgggcgatgaacacagaggcacaatcgagaatatctcgacattt gatccgaagcggtttagatgtcgtgtacatgaatatgtaccccacgatcctttaatagaaccatatattagaggatgtggatttggaaatctcctaaacattgtttcgtactcggtggactacaagttcatcctagctttgttggagaggtggagacccgagacccacacatttcaccttccgattggtgagtgtaccgtcacacttgaggacgtgtacatgctgTTGGGCCTtcgtatagatggaaaggcagtCAATGGGAAAGTTAACCATGTCAACGACATATGCAATGAATTActgggtgcccctttgttagacgacgaacctgagggagacacatccagtcaagcaagggggcaaggtataaatttaaaataccttagACAATATTATAACAGTATAGTACTGTCTgaagattcaaccgagtatgagaagATAATAAAAGCTcagtgttatattatgattttatttggtaactttttgtttccagaaagtacaggtaattctgtgaatataatgtatttacctttattacgcaacatcaataaggtaaacacttatagttggggttcagctgtgttggcccatctatatagtgcattgtgtaaaaatgcaaaaaagaatacctgtacttttttttcatgtgcttatttgcttcaagcttgggggtggTCTAGGATGCCGTCGCTCGCCCCAGAAAATGAACGTCCATTCGCGTTCCcctttgcaaccaagtaa